A portion of the Manihot esculenta cultivar AM560-2 chromosome 2, M.esculenta_v8, whole genome shotgun sequence genome contains these proteins:
- the LOC110609111 gene encoding uncharacterized protein LOC110609111 isoform X2: MQPKRHRSVNRARYKRLENLRFSETRLTFYLIFSCFLRSTIMATATNTTAPAVDSAASADELTAKAVRKRYEGLVVVRNKAIKGKGAWYWAHLEPMLVHNNDNGLPKAVKLRCSLCDAVFSASNPSRTASEHLKRGTCPNFNSLPKPISSISPSSNTAVASPSSGGGTAASVVHNNRKRSAGASSGWMSASSYPMTAVATVASVTSYQVSPFAIVDQSRFSGELAVLPQQPHLVLSGGKEDLDALAMLEDSVKKLKSPKTSPGPALSKTQIDCALDYLADWVYESCGSVSFSALEHPKFRAFLNQVGLPAVSRREFCGGRLDVKYEDVKAESEARIRDAMFFQIASDGWKVKNSSGFNGVNLVNLTVNLPYGTGLYWRAVFVSGSVPSKYAEEILWETISGICGNAVQQCVGIVADKFKAKALRNLENQNHWMVNLSCQFQGFTSLIKDFSKELPLFKTVTEKCFKLANLINNNPQIRNSFHKYQLQEYGNAGLLRVPSREYEKMDFAPVYTMIEDILSSARALPLVLLDESYKIASMEDPTAREVAETIRDVGFWNEVEAVHSLVKLIKEMAQEIETERPLVGQCLPLWDELRAKVKDWCSKFDIAEEAVEKVIERRFKKNYHPAWAAAYILDPLYLLRDASGKYLPPFKYLTSEQEKDVDKLITRLVSREEAHIALMELMKWRTEGLDPVYARAVQMKERNPITGKMKIANPQSSRLVWETYLTEFKSLGKVAVRLIFLHATACGFKCNWSLLKWACGHGHFRAAMDKAQKLIFIAAHSKLERREFSSDEDKDAELFALANGEDDVLNEVLVDTSSV, encoded by the coding sequence ATGCAACCCAAACGCCATCGGAGCGTAAACCGTGCTCGTTATAAACGCTTGGAGAATCTTCGATTCTCTGAAACCAGActgactttttatttaattttctcttgTTTTCTTCGTTCCACGATAATGGCAACCGCCACTAACACCACTGCACCCGCGGTGGATTCTGCAGCCTCGGCAGACGAGCTCACTGCCAAGGCCGTACGCAAACGCTATGAAGGTCTTGTCGTGGTTAGAAACAAAGCAATAAAGGGCAAAGGGGCGTGGTACTGGGCGCACTTGGAACCCATGCTGGTCCACAACAATGACAACGGCCTCCCTAAAGCGGTTAAGCTTCGGTGTTCCTTGTGTGACGCTGTTTTCTCCGCCTCCAATCCCTCTCGTACTGCCTCTGAGCATCTGAAACGGGGGACGTGTCCGAATTTCAACTCGCTTCCCAAACCCATTTCGTCTATCTCCCCGTCTTCTAACACAGCCGTAGCTTCGCCGTCAAGTGGTGGCGGTACTGCTGCTTCTGTGGTACACAATAACAGAAAACGTTCTGCTGGTGCAAGTTCTGGATGGATGTCTGCTTCGTCTTATCCCATGACCGCTGTAGCTACTGTTGCTTCCGTCACTTCGTACCAAGTAAGTCCTTTTGCGATCGTGGATCAGTCGAGATTCTCAGGGGAGCTAGCAGTATTGCCTCAGCAACCGCATTTGGTGCTTTCCGGTGGGAAGGAGGATTTAGATGCTTTAGCCATGTTGGAAGACAGTGTTAAGAAGTTGAAAAGTCCTAAAACTTCTCCAGGGCCGGCTTTGAGCAAGACCCAGATTGACTGCGCCCTTGATTATTTAGCTGATTGGGTCTATGAGTCTTGTGGGTCTGTCTCGTTTTCGGCTCTCGAGCACCCTAAATTCCGGGCATTCTTGAATCAAGTCGGCTTACCTGCGGTATCGAGAAGAGAATTTTGCGGGGGTAGACTGGATGTGAAGTATGAGGACGTTAAGGCAGAGTCTGAAGCAAGGATTAGAGATGCTATGTTTTTTCAGATTGCATCCGACGGCTGGAAGGTAAAAAATTCTAGTGGTTTTAATGGCGTGAATTTGGTGAATTTAACAGTGAATTTACCTTATGGAACTGGTTTGTACTGGAGAGCAGTGTTTGTTAGCGGTTCAGTGCCTTCTAAGTATGCAGAGGAGATTTTATGGGAGACCATTTCAGGGATTTGTGGGAATGCTGTGCAGCAATGTGTCGGGATAGTTGCAGACAAGTTTAAGGCTAAGGCATTGAGAAATTTAGAGAATCAGAATCACTGGATGGTCAACCTTTCTTGCCAGTTTCAAGGGTTCACTAGTTTAATAAAAGACTTTAGCAAAGAGCTTCCACTGTTCAAGACTGTCACTGAGAAATGCTTCAAGCTTGCAAATCTTATCAATAACAATCCTCAAATCCGAAACAGTTTTCATAAGTATCAATTGCAGGAGTACGGAAATGCAGGATTGTTGAGAGTGCCTTCTCGCGAGTACGAGAAGATGGATTTTGCTCCTGTGTATACGATGATAGAGGATATATTGAGCTCAGCTCGAGCACTGCCATTGGTTTTACTAGATGAGTCGTATAAGATAGCATCCATGGAGGATCCAACAGCAAGAGAAGTTGCCGAGACAATTAGAGATGTGGGGTTTTGGAATGAAGTGGAGGCGGTGCACTCATTGGTTAAGTTGATCAAGGAAATGGCCCAGGAGATTGAAACGGAGAGGCCATTAGTGGGTCAATGCCTGCCACTTTGGGACGAGCTAAGAGCAAAAGTCAAGGATTGGTGTTCAAAGTTCGATATTGCAGAAGAAGCAGTGGAGAAAGTAATTGAAAGACGGTTTAAGAAGAATTACCATCCTGCTTGGGCTGCTGCATACATACTCGATCCACTTTATCTGCTTAGAGACGCTAGTGGCAAGTACCTTCCTCCTTTCAAATACCTAACCTCTGAGCAGGAAAAAGATGTAGACAAACTCATAACCAGGCTTGTCTCTAGAGAGGAGGCTCATATTGCTTTGATGGAACTTATGAAATGGAGAACAGAAGGGCTTGATCCAGTGTATGCAAGAGCTGTCCAAATGAAGGAAAGGAATCCCATTACAGGAAAGATGAAAATTGCCAATCCGCAAAGTAGTAGGCTTGTGTGGGAGACTTATCTTACCGAGTTTAAGTCACTAGGGAAAGTTGCAGTTAGGCTTATTTTCCTTCATGCTACTGCATGTGGGTTCAAATGCAATTGGTCTTTGTTGAAATGGGCGTGTGGCCATGGGCATTTTAGAGCAGCCATGGACAAGGCACAAAAATTGATATTTATTGCAGCTCATTCCAAGCTTGAGAGGCGGGAGTTCTCAAGCGATGAAGACAAGGATGCAGAGCTTTTCGCATTAGCAAATGGTGAGGATGATGTGCTGAATGAGGTTCTTGTTGATACATCTTCAGTGTAA